The following are encoded in a window of Gossypium raimondii isolate GPD5lz chromosome 13, ASM2569854v1, whole genome shotgun sequence genomic DNA:
- the LOC105783242 gene encoding small polypeptide DEVIL 4-like, with protein sequence MNVRQDHTFLPIRTPLSLPQQHKVEMKMSSGSMGASKRRLSSRGVGGVLREQRAKLYIIRRCVVMLLCWHD encoded by the coding sequence ATGAATGTAAGGCAGGACCACACTTTCCTCCCTATAAGAACCCCTCTTTCACTTCCGCAGCAGCACAAGGTAGAGATGAAGATGAGCAGTGGCAGCATGGGAGCCTCAAAGAGAAGGTTATCAAGCAGAGGTGTTGGAGGGGTCCTCCGAGAGCAAAGGGCTAAGCTTTATATAATCCGTAGATGTGTTGTTATGCTCCTTTGCTGGCATGATTGa